The following coding sequences are from one Pasteurellaceae bacterium RH1A window:
- a CDS encoding Negative modulator of initiation of replication has translation MKKIEIDDELYHYIASRTQAIGETASDILRRLLRLPASPQPFVLVQENTINELKALAKPAAKKQPTEIVDKASDFDKGVKRIEQLLKSEHFVSQTKNVQRFLMLLSVLYRSNPEAFAQAAEGIQGSERRYFARDEASILASGSSAKAKLIPDSPYWVITNNNTERKGRILVHIMGEMKYPQHLVDKIRALFY, from the coding sequence ATGAAAAAAATCGAAATTGATGACGAACTTTATCACTATATTGCCAGCCGAACCCAAGCCATCGGCGAAACGGCTTCCGATATTTTACGCCGTTTGCTCCGCCTGCCAGCCAGCCCCCAGCCCTTTGTGCTGGTGCAAGAAAATACCATCAACGAACTCAAGGCCCTGGCCAAGCCAGCTGCCAAAAAGCAGCCGACCGAAATTGTGGACAAGGCCAGCGACTTTGACAAGGGCGTGAAACGTATTGAGCAGCTTTTGAAATCTGAACATTTCGTGAGCCAAACCAAAAACGTACAGCGTTTTTTGATGCTCTTAAGCGTGCTTTATCGCTCCAACCCCGAAGCCTTTGCTCAAGCGGCCGAAGGTATTCAGGGCAGCGAACGCCGCTATTTCGCCCGTGATGAAGCCAGTATTTTGGCTTCCGGTAGCAGTGCCAAGGCCAAGCTTATTCCAGATTCGCCTTATTGGGTCATTACCAATAACAATACCGAACGCAAGGGGCGGATTTTGGTGCATATTATGGGTGAGATGAAATACCCTCAGCACTTGGTTGATAAGATTCGGGCCTTGTTTTACTAG
- a CDS encoding o-succinylbenzoate--CoA ligase — MTIPSSAFPLLYWAALKSAETALVWHKAEEDDLSLPSQLSWQDLSCLAVKIAQGLPDNAQIIAYSGRHKFLGLLAYLSVLVAQKQILGLNPSLKAGQLEQILQDNQVDFLLTDSQVASLLEQGNLAFRLPHYDLSQPATLTLTSGSSGQPKAVVHSVQNHLDNAQGVCQLMDFTASNQWLLSLPLFHVSGQGIVWRWLLQGACLVLEEDKERLWQTLATVSHASLVPTQLQRYLQKKQENQPLAQHILLGGASIPNELIEAAQAQGIETYAGYGMTEMASTICASQNQLNHVGEPLAGREVCIRESEIWVRGAGLGLGYWLGGQIVPLTNQAGWLQTKDRGEWMPDGKLKVTGRLDNMFISGGENIQPEALEQSLFQSGLVETCFIVPLPDAEFGQRPVALVDFKEAFSPQAVQKLQNFASERLEGFKQPMAYLPLESEKWQQGGIKISRKQLTQYAKQILEKDED, encoded by the coding sequence ATGACCATTCCCTCTTCCGCCTTCCCTCTCCTTTATTGGGCAGCCCTCAAATCTGCCGAGACAGCACTTGTGTGGCATAAGGCAGAAGAGGATGATCTTTCTCTTCCTTCCCAGCTTTCCTGGCAGGACTTATCTTGCCTGGCGGTCAAAATCGCCCAGGGCCTGCCTGACAATGCCCAGATTATTGCCTACTCTGGCCGGCATAAGTTCTTGGGCCTCTTGGCCTATTTAAGTGTCTTGGTGGCCCAGAAGCAGATTTTGGGGCTAAACCCCAGCCTCAAGGCGGGGCAGCTTGAGCAGATCTTGCAAGATAACCAAGTCGATTTCCTGCTGACAGACAGCCAGGTCGCAAGCCTGCTTGAGCAAGGTAATCTAGCCTTCAGGCTGCCTCACTATGATCTTAGCCAGCCTGCAACACTCACGCTCACATCAGGTTCTTCCGGCCAACCTAAGGCGGTGGTGCATTCGGTGCAAAACCACTTAGACAATGCCCAAGGCGTTTGCCAGCTTATGGATTTTACCGCTTCCAACCAGTGGCTGCTTAGCCTGCCGCTTTTTCATGTGTCAGGCCAGGGCATTGTTTGGCGCTGGCTCTTGCAGGGGGCTTGCTTGGTGCTTGAGGAAGATAAGGAGAGGCTTTGGCAGACCTTGGCTACGGTGAGCCACGCCTCTTTAGTCCCCACCCAGCTTCAACGTTATTTGCAAAAAAAGCAAGAAAATCAACCGCTTGCCCAACATATTCTCTTGGGCGGAGCCTCCATTCCCAATGAGCTGATTGAAGCCGCCCAGGCCCAAGGCATTGAGACCTACGCAGGCTACGGCATGACCGAAATGGCCTCCACCATTTGCGCCAGCCAAAATCAATTAAATCATGTTGGCGAACCATTGGCTGGCCGTGAAGTCTGTATAAGGGAGAGTGAAATTTGGGTGCGGGGGGCAGGCCTGGGTTTGGGCTACTGGTTAGGCGGCCAAATTGTTCCGCTGACCAATCAGGCCGGCTGGCTGCAAACTAAGGACAGGGGAGAGTGGATGCCTGATGGCAAACTCAAGGTTACCGGCCGTCTGGATAATATGTTTATTTCAGGTGGGGAGAACATTCAGCCCGAAGCCCTGGAGCAAAGCCTCTTTCAATCTGGCCTGGTGGAAACCTGTTTTATTGTGCCCCTGCCTGATGCCGAATTTGGCCAGCGGCCGGTGGCTTTGGTCGATTTTAAGGAGGCCTTTAGCCCGCAAGCGGTGCAAAAATTGCAAAACTTTGCAAGTGAGCGGCTGGAAGGTTTCAAACAACCCATGGCCTATCTGCCGCTTGAAAGCGAGAAATGGCAGCAGGGCGGGATCAAGATTTCACGCAAGCAATTAACCCAATATGCAAAACAGATTTTAGAAAAAGATGAAGATTAG